CCACCTAGTGGTTGGACACTCGGATCCCAGAGCATGCATTGATTAGACTCAGCCGTCGGATCACCGTACGGATAAGTATTCGACACAGCCGGCATGATATAAGACACGGCGTCCAGGTTCTCGCTCAAAGCGAGTGTCGTCCCGGTCCCATCGTGACGCGCAATATTATCCAACGTCGGCGAAGTGCCTTGCCGTGGATCCGGAAGCCCCGGAATCGGATAGCGATAATCCCATGCGCCATTTTGCGGCCAGTCAGCGGGAAAACTGGTATTGTTGTACACGTTGTAACAGCCGCCGTTGACCACATAGGTAAGTGGCCCATTGCTTCCACCGACCTTTTGGGCATCATCTGGACAAATCAAAAGTGCAAGGGTTGGTGGAGTATTCCGAACGCTCATGTAAGAATTGTTGCCGATCTGGCCGATCGTGAGGTCGGTGCGCCCTAGCTGCGCCATGAGCCCTTCGGCCCATCCGAAAGTGTATTGCACGTTGCCGTTGTTTGGGTCCTGCTGCGAAAGCGAAACTTCCGCTGGCATTCGGTTTTGTTGGGTTGCGAAAAGCGCCATCGCCAAACCGATCTCATGCTGGTTGTTCATGCACTGGGTCCTTCGGGCGGCCTCGCGGGCTTTGCCAATCACCGGGACCAACAGCGCCATCAACATGGCGATGATCGTGATCACCACCAACAATTCGACTAACGTAAAGCCTCGCCGTGCATGACGTGCCATGATTCTCGCTCCTCTTCAAAAGATCGCGCCCCCGGTAGCGCGTGCCTCGAACGACACGCCCGCATTATCGCAAAAACCTACCGGGCAAGCAATCGAACGTGCCGAATTCGCAAAAGATTTCGATTCACGATCGATATACGCGGGGAACCCGGCAGGGTTCCCAGAGATTAGCCGGCGATTGAGGCCGTGAGGCCGACATCGCCGGTCCGTGGGTCCAGGCGGGCGCTCCGATCCCTGCAGGGATCGCAGCCGCCGCGCCCGTCAATCAAGATATCGCGGATCGTATTCTATTCCTGACTTCTCCAACAACTCGATCAATTCCTCCCGAAATGATTTCGTGCGGTGATGCTCCTCTTGACGCTTGATATAGCGACGCACCTGCTCCCGCGCCGGGCTCACCGTGAACGCGGAATAGCCTTCCTGCCACGAGAAATTGCCGGCGCCAATCTCGTCGTGAACCCAAACGGATGACGCCTTCTTGAGTTCGCGCATCACGTCAGCCAGACAGTGCGTGGCCTTCAACCCGACGAGGAGATGGACGTGATCAGCCACGCCGCCAATCTCGTCCGGAACTCCACCGCGGCCGCGAATCGTCCCGCCCATGTATCCGTGGAGGCGATCTCGCCAAGATGATTCAATAAGCGGGGCACGGCCTTTCGTGGCGAAGACCATGTGATAATGGAGGCTCAGGTACGTGGATGACATGGTGATTCACCTGTTGGATTGAAAACTCTGGCACCCTTCCGGGGTGCGTGCGCATTTTTCGCTCGCGTTTCCGGCGGTGGCGGCCTACGGCCTCGACCGCCGGCTAATGTCTAACATCCTTTCAGGATGTCGTTAGGGCCGCCCATCATCAGCGCCCGGCATCGCAACCGCCGCGCCTCGGCATGGCAGGCTCGGATTCGGCGGGCCATTTCGGCCACGAGCGCGTCGTCATCCAATTGGGCGATCTCGGCGGGCATGAGCGGCTGGCCGAACTGGATGTGGATCGCCGCCGGCAGCGGGAGGGGCCGGGTGCGCGGCCAGGAGTCGTAGGACCCCTCGATCCCGACCGGGACCAGCGGCACGTTCGCCCGGCGGGCCAGCGCGCAGAACCCCGGCTTCAGCTTGCCCACCTCGCCGTCGCGAGAGCGGGTTCCCTCGGGAAAGATCAGCACCAGTTCGCCGCGTTTCAGCCGCCGCAGCGTTTCCTTTAGGCCACTGAGGCCCAGGCCCTCGCGGTCGAGCGGGATGGCGTCGAGCGAATCGATCAGCCAGCGGAACGGGGCAAAGCGGAAGAGCGTCTGCCGGGCGAGATAGTTGAGCCGCCGGTCGGTCGCCAATCCGACGAGCACCGGGTCGAGATGGCTCTGATGATTCGACATCACCAGCGCGCCCCCTTCGCCCGGCACGAATCGCCGCTCGCGCACTCGAATCCCAAATACCACAACGCCCACCAACCGGCAGAGGATCCGCAGAAAGTCGTACCAGAGCCGCTTCGGCAGAGACCGTTGAGCCATTCGGACTAGTCGCGAGGATGGTGAGGATGCTAATGGACCATTCGCTGGCGGACGATGGATTCCAGTTTATCGACGACCTCGGCGGGCGAGAGGCCGTCGGTCGAGAGGGTGGTCGCGTCGGACGCCGGGACCATCGGGCCGACCGAGCGGCTGGCGTCGCGCGTGTCGCGCTGGTTCTGTTGCGCGAGGATTTTCTCCAGCGGAATCTGTTCGCCGCGCGCGACCAGGTCGTGCTGTCGGCGGCGGGCTCGCTCCTCGGGACTGGCGGTGAGGAAGATTTTGCACTCGGCCTGCGGGAATACGACCGTTCCCTGATCGCGCCCCTCGCTGACGATGTTTGCGCTCCCCGCCGCCCGCCGCTGCCACTCGACAAGGATAGCACGCACGCCGGGATTGTCGGCCGCGTAATGCGTCACTCCGGTGATTCGGCTGGTGCGGATGGCGTCGGTCACGTCGGCGCCGTCAAGGAAAACACGATCGCCGCGCAGCTCGACGCTAAGCCGACCGGCCAGCTCGACGAGCGCCGCCGGATCGCTCCAAGTAAGATTTCGCTCAACGGCCGCCAGCGCCACCGCCCGATACATGGCCCCCGTGTCGAGAAAGCGGAATCCCAGCCGGCGGGCCAATTCGCGAGCCGTCGTGCTCTTGCCCGCTCCCGCGGGACCATCCAGCGTGACAATCATACAATGAAGGTTTTGGGGATAGTCGTTGCCACACCAATACGCGAACTCCACTCCCTCTGGGAGAGGGAGAAGTCTGTGCGGCTGCGCCGCACTGGTCGTGTCACACGGCAGCGGTCGTGCCACGCCGCATTGGTCGTGTCACACCGTCGCGTCCGCCGCACGTCTCGGGCCCGCCGTTATGCCAACAGCTTGCGCAACACGGTTTGCAGAATCCCGCCGTTGCGATAGTAATCGAGTTCCACCGGTGTGTCGATTCTCACGCGGACGGGGATTTCCTTGACGCTCCCGTCGGCCGCAGCCGCGCGAACCGTGATCGTCGAGCGCGGCTTGAGCGAATCGTCGGCCGGAATGTCGAACCGCTCCTCGCCGGTCAGCCCGAGTTCCTGCCAGGGCTTCGGCAGCACGAGCGGCAGCACGCCCATGCCGACCAGATTGCTGCGGTGAATTCGCTCGAAGCTCGAGGCCAGCACCGCCCTTACGCCGAGCAGCATCGTCCCCTTGGCGGCCCAATCGCGGCTCGAGCCGGTGCCGTATTCCTCGCCCGCCAAGATCACCAGCGGCACTCCCTCGGCCTTGTACTTCATCGCCGCGTCGTAGATGCTCATTTCCGCTCCGTCGGGCAGATGCCGCGTCACGCCCCCTTCCGTGCCCGGCGCGAGCTGGTTGCGGATGCGGATATTGGCGAAGGTGCCGCGGGTCATCACGCGGTCGTTCCCACGGCGAGCGCCGTAGCTATTGAAATCGATCGGCTTCACGCCTTGCTGTTGCAAATACGTCCCGGCCGGGCTAGTCTTCGCGATCGAGCCGGCCGGCGAGATATGATCGGTCGTCACCGAGTCGCCCAGCGCCGCGAGCACCCGCGCGCCGCGGACAGGCTCGATCGGTCCCGGGTGCGGGGCCAGGTCGATTAGGAACGGCGGCTCTTGGATGTACGTGCTGTCCGATTGCCAATCGTAGAGTTGCCCCTCGCTCGTTTTGATCCGGTTCCACTTCGGATTGCTGTCCCAGACGCTCTGGTAACGGTTGCGGAACATCGCCGGCTTCACGGCCGCGGCGACGGTTTTCGCGATCTCCTCTTCCGTCGGCCAGATGTCCTTGAGATAGACGTCCTTGCCGTCCTTGCCCTTGCCGAGCGGCTCGGTCACCAAGTCGATGTCGGTCGTGCCGGCCAGGGCATAGGCAACGACCAGCGGCGGGCTGGCCAGATAGTTGGCCTTCACCGACGGATTCACGCGCCCCTCGAAATTCCGATTGCCGCTTAGCACGGCCGCGGCGACCAGATCGCCATCCTTCACGGCCTTCTCGACGGAGTCAGGCAATGGCCCGCTGTTGCCGATGCAGGTGGTGCAGCCGTACCCGACCGTTTGGAAGCCGAGCGCATCGAGAGACTTTGTCAGACCCGCCTGCTCCATGTAATCGGTGACGACCCGCGAGCCGGGGGCAAGGCTCGTCTTTACATAGGTCTTGACCGTCAGCCCCTTCTCGACTGCTTTCTTCGCCAGGAGGCCAGCGGCGAGCATCACCGACGGGTTGCTCGTGTTCGTGCAGCTTGTAATGGCGGCGATCACGACCGCCCCGTGGCCGATGTTGGCCGAATGGCCGTTGTCGACCACCTGCGCCGTGCGGGTGAGGGCCTTGTCGTCGAGAGCGAAACCCCGCTCGGCAATCGGCGCCCGCAGCGCTTTGCGGAACGACTGCTTCACCGACGAGAGCGGCACGCGATCCTGCGGCCGCTTCGGTCCCGCCAGGCTCGGCTCGACGGCGCCCAGATCGAGTCGCAGCGTCTTCGAAAAAATCGGAGCGGCTGAATCGTCCGCTCGAAACAAACCTTGCTCTTTATAGTACCGCTCGACGAGTTGCACCTCGGAGTCGGTACGGCCGGTCATCCGCAGATAATTGAGCGTCTCGGCATCGATCGGGAAGAAGCCCATCGTCGCGCCGTATTCGGGCGCCATGTTGCCGATCGTCGCTCGATCGGCCAGCTTCATGTGGTTCATGCCGGGGCCGAAGAACTCGACGAACTTTCCGACCACCCCTTCCTTCCGCAGAATCTGCGTCACCATCAGCACGAGATCGGTCGCCGTGGCGCCAGGCGGCAAACGGCCGGTCAGTTCGAAACCGACCACTTCCGGCAGCAGCATGTAGAGCGGCTGCCCGAGCATCACGGCCTCGGCCTCGATGCCGCCGACTCCCCAGCCGACCACCCCTAGCCCGTTGATCATCGTCGTGTGGCTATCGGTGCCGACGAGCGTGTCGGGCACGGCCACCTGCTCGCCATCCTCGGGCCGTAGGAAAACGCATTTCGCGAGAAATTCGAGATTCACCTGATGCACGATCCCGATGTTCGGCGGGACGACGCGGAAATTGTCGAATGCCTTCTGCCCCCAGCGGAGGAATTCGTATCGCTCGCGATTGCGGGTGAATTCCAGCTCGACGTTCAGATCGAGCGCGTCGTCCGAGCCGAAGCGATCGACCTGCACCGAATGGTCGATCACCAGATCGACGG
This is a stretch of genomic DNA from Pirellulales bacterium. It encodes these proteins:
- a CDS encoding DUF1559 domain-containing protein — protein: MITIIAMLMALLVPVIGKAREAARRTQCMNNQHEIGLAMALFATQQNRMPAEVSLSQQDPNNGNVQYTFGWAEGLMAQLGRTDLTIGQIGNNSYMSVRNTPPTLALLICPDDAQKVGGSNGPLTYVVNGGCYNVYNNTSFPADWPQNGAWDYRYPIPGLPDPRQGTSPTLDNIARHDGTGTTLALSENLDAVSYIMPAVSNTYPYGDPTAESNQCMLWDPSVQPLGGNAPPAQATLINYMAVKNDNSPNDNAFINLLKLSSIPARPSSNHPGGVVVTFCDGHQAFISDSITYGLYSTLMTSAGSQCQPPNNRIVPPNPNPYLQYQVFPLDPNSIPTN
- the cmk gene encoding (d)CMP kinase — encoded protein: MIVTLDGPAGAGKSTTARELARRLGFRFLDTGAMYRAVALAAVERNLTWSDPAALVELAGRLSVELRGDRVFLDGADVTDAIRTSRITGVTHYAADNPGVRAILVEWQRRAAGSANIVSEGRDQGTVVFPQAECKIFLTASPEERARRRQHDLVARGEQIPLEKILAQQNQRDTRDASRSVGPMVPASDATTLSTDGLSPAEVVDKLESIVRQRMVH
- the tnpA gene encoding IS200/IS605 family transposase, with amino-acid sequence MSSTYLSLHYHMVFATKGRAPLIESSWRDRLHGYMGGTIRGRGGVPDEIGGVADHVHLLVGLKATHCLADVMRELKKASSVWVHDEIGAGNFSWQEGYSAFTVSPAREQVRRYIKRQEEHHRTKSFREELIELLEKSGIEYDPRYLD
- the acnA gene encoding aconitate hydratase AcnA, whose protein sequence is MNGSSRMKDPFGARDTFDTGSGRAAIYRLSKLEDAGMGRISELPFSIRMLLESLLRNCDGYEVTEEDVKNLAAWKAAAPAEVEIPFKPARVVLQDFTGVPCVVDLAAMRSAMQRLGGDPRRINPLVPVDLVIDHSVQVDRFGSDDALDLNVELEFTRNRERYEFLRWGQKAFDNFRVVPPNIGIVHQVNLEFLAKCVFLRPEDGEQVAVPDTLVGTDSHTTMINGLGVVGWGVGGIEAEAVMLGQPLYMLLPEVVGFELTGRLPPGATATDLVLMVTQILRKEGVVGKFVEFFGPGMNHMKLADRATIGNMAPEYGATMGFFPIDAETLNYLRMTGRTDSEVQLVERYYKEQGLFRADDSAAPIFSKTLRLDLGAVEPSLAGPKRPQDRVPLSSVKQSFRKALRAPIAERGFALDDKALTRTAQVVDNGHSANIGHGAVVIAAITSCTNTSNPSVMLAAGLLAKKAVEKGLTVKTYVKTSLAPGSRVVTDYMEQAGLTKSLDALGFQTVGYGCTTCIGNSGPLPDSVEKAVKDGDLVAAAVLSGNRNFEGRVNPSVKANYLASPPLVVAYALAGTTDIDLVTEPLGKGKDGKDVYLKDIWPTEEEIAKTVAAAVKPAMFRNRYQSVWDSNPKWNRIKTSEGQLYDWQSDSTYIQEPPFLIDLAPHPGPIEPVRGARVLAALGDSVTTDHISPAGSIAKTSPAGTYLQQQGVKPIDFNSYGARRGNDRVMTRGTFANIRIRNQLAPGTEGGVTRHLPDGAEMSIYDAAMKYKAEGVPLVILAGEEYGTGSSRDWAAKGTMLLGVRAVLASSFERIHRSNLVGMGVLPLVLPKPWQELGLTGEERFDIPADDSLKPRSTITVRAAAADGSVKEIPVRVRIDTPVELDYYRNGGILQTVLRKLLA
- a CDS encoding lysophospholipid acyltransferase family protein; the protein is MAQRSLPKRLWYDFLRILCRLVGVVVFGIRVRERRFVPGEGGALVMSNHQSHLDPVLVGLATDRRLNYLARQTLFRFAPFRWLIDSLDAIPLDREGLGLSGLKETLRRLKRGELVLIFPEGTRSRDGEVGKLKPGFCALARRANVPLVPVGIEGSYDSWPRTRPLPLPAAIHIQFGQPLMPAEIAQLDDDALVAEMARRIRACHAEARRLRCRALMMGGPNDILKGC